Sequence from the Pecten maximus chromosome 8, xPecMax1.1, whole genome shotgun sequence genome:
CAAGGTCATAATAATTATCTTCGCAAAATGGGTTTGGTTCTATGCTAGGAATGTACACCAATGGATCTTGAAAAGAAGTTGGTCGGGCCAGCTGAGCTAAAAACCATTTCTATACACTATTAAATGTTTACTTTCAGGTATTAATCAGATGGACTTTTAACGAGAAACAAAGATGGCAAGTGATGAAGGCCAATATGTTCTTGGGATTGATCTCGGCACGTCTTCAGTTAAGGTCAGTTTGCTTCGCCAGGCGTGTGGATCTGTGATATCGACAGTATCCAAAGCTACTAATGCTGATGTGCCCAGCGATGTAGAAACGGGATCTGAACAGATGCCGTCAAAGATTTTCACTACACTCCAAGAGTGTCTGTCCGAACTTCCGGTGGACAGACGTCGTCAGGTCACGTGTATTGGGGTTACAGGTCAAATGCATGGCGTCGTCTTGTGGACCAAACTAAAGAATGAAGGTTGGTGCGTACCACCCACGAGTCATTTATACACATGGCAGGACCAGAGGTGTACGACTGAGTTCCTCAGGTCATTACCCCAACCTAATTCACACCTCCCGCTCTCTACCGGTCATGGATGCGCTACATTGTGTTGGCTACAAGAGCACAGACCGGAAATGATTGCGGGCTACACGTGTTCCGGGACAATCATGGACCTATTGGTGGCGCTGCTGTGCGGTCTAGTTACGCCTGTCACTACGGTACAATTGGCGGCCAGCTTCGGGTTCTACAATACAAAGACGATGTCATGGAACAATGAGCTGTAAGTTAATTTAAAACGATTTAGTataagaaaaaaaggaaagaagaaAATCATTTCACATTACAATATTACTAAACTTTTTTGCCTTTTTACAGTCTTCAGAAAGTCGGGTTTCCTTTACAAATATTACCGAATGTGGCGGAACCAGGTCACATGGCAGGCAATCTGCAATATGATTGGATGGGTATCCGTAAAGACACGCCCATTCTAGCAGCGCTGGGAGATGTGCAATGTGCGGTCTTCTCAGTAGTGTCAAGTGCATCAGACGCTGGTCAGTATGTCGAAGTAGATATTTCTTATGAGATTTAATGACAGGAAActtagaaataaaaaagaaaatctcGTTAcgtcattgtccatattatgatgtcacaatcgATTTCAGACTAGCGCAACAAATGAAGAACGCCCCAGGTAGTCAGTTGCCTTGTCACTGGAACATTCCCACCGCATGGTCTATATAAGTATTTGAATTTGCTCAAAGCTGTTATGTATAACTTAGACAAATACTCTTCATTCTCGGTCTGTTATATTTTAGTCTTGAATATGAGCACCTCAAGTCAAATGATGTTTCCGGTGAGACCAGACGGCGGAGTACCCGACAAACCAAATGTGACGTCATCTATCCAATACTTTCCGTACTTTGACGGTACCTACCTGGCTATGGCTGCCAGTCTTAATGGTGGGAATGTCCTTTCAAACATGGTTTCTATGTTACAGCAGTGGTTTAAGACATTCGGTAAGTAgatatgaatatatatcaataatcgCAAGAAGAATGACGctgaatattgtttttaaaataaatcttttctataaatattactaCTTACCTAGTGGATGTCAACGCATTATAAATttgttccttcctttataaaattagGCATAGAATGAATCGAAATTATTGCTATTCTGAGTTTGTTCATTCatggatttttatttttcaggatTCCATGTTGATGAAGACAACATTTGGAGCAAGTTGCTGGAGTTGAGTTCAGACGCTTCTCCGGGACCAGTAATTATGCCGACACTGTATGGAGAGCGACATCTTCCGGAACGACATGCATCTGTTTCCGGTCTGACGcaaaataaccttgaccttggatcAATATTCAGGTCATTATGCAAGGGCCTTATTGCCAATTTGTGTGACATGATGCCGACTTCTGTTATGAAGAAGCACGGCATCACTACAATCAAAGCATCAGGGTCCGTGATCGATAGAAATCCAATCATCCGTGAGGAAGTGACAAAGCATTATGGGAGCTTCAAAGTAGAGTCGGGCAACAGTTGTGACTCGGCTACGGGAGCTGCTATGTTCTGTGCGAAGcaattacaataatataaaaacGATTCTAACTTTTGTGGTGTTTTTCCTGTGttaaatttttcatttattagtcataaacattaacaaaatattcaatacaaaaatatctttaCCAATAATATTAATTGGAATATAGTATTTCTCGCCTTCGTTAAGGCTGAAGTATTCCATTTTGTTGAACCGCCTTGTTGTGTTTTGccatttaaatcaaataaaccAAGCGATAGCATAATACGGGTAAATAAAGTCAAATAAATGGTAATCACATGTAAAATGTTCCAACAATTCTTTGTATATCCATTGCCATGTTGAGGATAACACAACCTGACTTATTTGAGGACAACGACAGAACGAGAAACAAGGAGGACGGGCACCAATTAAAACCAAGTTGACAGACGTGTAATGGAGAACAGTCGTGACAACAGTCTGAACTCTGACCATCGTTAACTGTCCAATTGTGTGTTGGCTCGTGAACAGACATCGTCATTTTAGCCGGAGTCGCCAAGTAGTAGCTGGTAGCTACCTCAAGAGCAAAATACAGCAGAGTCACTTCATGCTATCCGTAGCCATTGGAGTAAAGTATCTTACTCAAAGGCGTCATTCAAAACCTCCATTGAATGTCTACATTATTGCTATATCATCTAagtgaaacgaagggaagtaactctgctAGATCAGCAGACCAGCCTTGTGCGAAACACAAACTTACTAGATAAGAATAAAATCTAAGAAGCCGACAAAGATGAGATAAGAGGCCTGCTATCTTCTGCAGTGACCAGTAAGACAATGATGTTGTCCGAGAAAATTAAgtaatataaatttataaaaaggTCTTTTCCAAGAATCGAGCCTTGAAGAACACCAGAGACAAAAGATAAGTCCGAGGACATCTAGTCAGTAACTCATTCTTGAGCTCCTGTGAACAGATAAGCAATCGATACTACTGTGTATGGTATAGTAGTCAGATGTCGTTGAGACATCATGTGTGTAGCGGGGAtatagctcagtggtagagcaTTCGACTGCAGATCGAGAGGTCCCTGGTTCGAACCCGGGTGTCCCCTAACTTTTTGACTTTTTAAATTGGATAATCCATCCACCTTGATCCATCCAATTTCATAATTTAAAGATAATCCAGTTACCGTTGTTTTGTCCTCGGTAGATAATCCAGTTACCGTTATCCTCAGTAGACAATACAGTTACCATTGTTCTCAGTAGATAATACAGACACCATTGTTGTCAGTAGATAATACAGTCATTTttattctcagtagataatccagtcacctttGTTCTCAGTAAATAATCCAGTAACCTTTGTTCTCAGTAAATACTCCAGTCACATTTATGctctgtagataatccagtcaccattGTTTTCAGTAGATAATACAGTCACCGTTGTTTTCAGTAGATACAAGTGTAATCCAGTCACCATTattcccagtagataatccagtcaccattattctcagtagataatccagccatcTTTGTTCTCAGTAAATAATACAGTCACCGTTATtctcagtatataatacagtcaccattattctcagtagataatctaGTCACCTTTATTCTCAGTAAATAATACAGTCACCATTATtctcagtatataatacagtcaccattattctcagtagataatctaGTCACCTttattctcagtagataatccagtcacctttATTCTTAGTAGATAATCAAGTCACCTttattctcagtagataatccagtcacctttATTCTTAGTAGATAATCAAGTCACCTttattctcagtagataatccagtcaccttttttctcagtagataatccagtcacctttattctcagtagataatccagtcacctttATTCTTAGTAGATAATCAAGTCACCTTttttctcagtagataatccagtcacctttattctcagtagataatccagtcacctttATTCTTAGTAGATAATCAAGTCACCTTttttctcagtagataatccagtcaccattattctcagtagataatccagtcaccttttttctcagtagataatccagtcacctttattctcagtagataatccagtcacctttATTCTTAGTAGATAATCAAGTCACCTttattctcagtagataatccagtcacctttATTCTTAGTAGATAATCAAGTCACCTTttttctcagtagataatccagtcaccattattctcagtagataatccagtcacctttattctcagtagataatctaGTCACCTTttttctcagtagataatccagtcaccattattctcagtagataatccagtcacctttattctcagtagataatctaGTCACCTTttttctcagtagataatccagtcaccattATTCTtagtagataatccagtcacctttattctcagtagataatcaaGTCACCTACTCTCTATAAATAATCCAGCCAAATTTGGTATAATTACCCACGTTCGTCTCTATTCTCTTtctcatttcatttcatttcatttattttaatctCAACACCGTTACAAACATGCAATGgtttacagacatatataatataatagacaATAAGATCAACGATACACGTTATCCAATGCGCAAGCGAGAATATACAGAGGGATTACAGTATTCAAAATTTGTTAATGAAATTTGaacattcaaatatataatGGTACTCGTCTCCAACTATATCTCTTTTATCACATATCGGGAAGATACGTACATCTCTTGGTATACGTCTCCGAATTCCAGTTTCTACAGGTCAATAATTATTTCTAGTTCATAAacaatttcattcattttgactTCATACATGGCTCTGGTACTTTTGAATGCTTGCCATATTCACGCTTCGAGCTCCCTCCGAGTGCGTCGCCGCGCCACCTAATACAAGGGGACGCTATAGTCCTGCACCCTCCAAGTCCGTTAACCTTCTCCACGGTGGTTTAGCTTTCAAGACATTTCCAGatttctcagtagataatccagccacctccACAGTGATCTGACATCTATTCCCAAACCACCATCCATATTTCCTATTGATCGTAGGTttgaaattaattgatttaatacACTATATACACTTAAACTAAGGCCAATGTTCAGGTGCCTGTGactatgaaatatcaaaatacatattgACTGTAAACATTTATCTGGTCCCTATGATAATGATAAGTCAGAATATACCTATGACTAGGATTGAATAAGCAAAATACGCATAGATTACAGCAAAtcgtcaggtccctgtgtctaTGATTGGTCTACATACACCTAGACTGAAGCCAATGCTTAGGTCCCTGTGACTGGGAAAGGTCAAAATACACCTAGACTATACCATAGAAAATCAAGTGTCTTACCTTATTTACATGATAACACTCCCAATATACTTATCACGTTGGCAATATAGCTTGCGTTAGGGTACCTCAGTGGCTGAACATTCGACTGCAGACCGAGGGCTCCGTGGTTCGAATCCGGGTCTtccctattttttttattttttttattattatttttttttttaactttttttcttcatttttgttCGACGTTTATTTGATATTCGCACCTAGAGGGattatttgatgaaaatgtATAAATGGGTTTGATAAATGAGTACACCGCTActgtttgtttataatttgtaGATATTAATTAGATCTGTCCACAGCTACGTTGTAGTATAATTAGGCGTGATACAGATACCGATCACAATCATTATCttagatttaaaaaagaataaaaatagaaataaaaaggAAAGAACCCGTTGACcctttacatatataatttcCACCACTGCACCAAGCCAATTACTTATTTTAGTTGACACTTACATAATGTACTTTCAGATAGTCCTTGTGAATTAacaaacattaaaattatataagtaATTTGGCATTGTATAAGTCCGAATTCGGagtcaaaaatcaaaattgctACAGTTACActgtttaatatatacaatattccgCCTTAATTGTTGGATATTATTTTCGTTATATAAAAACTGAAATTCCTGTAACTTAAAAAGGACAGCAATCTGTTTATCGAAGTGATCAATCTAGAAAAGGAATTagaaaaaattatgaaattttcaTGAATCAAAAGAAACTCATAACAAATATATAagaataaaagttttttttttgttcttgtgAAAACAAGTCTTTACAGATTTTTGacacattgttatattttgaagTTTTACCATGGTTTGTTCCATATAAAGAAAACGCACAAGAATAAAGTGCAACCCCGCAGGCGTACAAagtaaaatttgtaaatttgtgATGTTACCTCACTTTTAAATATTTCGGAAATACTTTTCCCGAAAGTggtttttattttagaaatgtcTGCTAAGACTGTCGGAACACCTTGTAAGTTATGCATAGGAGATATGGTGAAAGCCCAAGACTATCCGATGGTTGTTTAGACTAGACCAACACGTGCTTCCGGTTTCAAAATTGGACAGAAGTTATCTCTTTAAAAATTATATACTATGGACAAGAAGGGATTAGAGACTGTTTGTCAACGAAAAAAAGAAGTGAAAGAACAACTAAACAATATACCGAAAGGAAAAGCTAAATCAGGGAGACCATGGAAATCGAATAGAACAGCTAGGTAAATAGTCATCATGCACCGTCGGATCAtagtagcccgagtttcttggccctgtcaccatgtctacaccagacatggtgacagggccagggAAAACTCGGACTAGAtcataggtgcttagcacgtttaAGTCCGAGAcgattatagactaatatatagAGATCTTGGACTTTTAAACGTGCTAAGGACCTATGGTCGGATCACATTCACAGACACAGGGGCATAGCCGTTAATTATCTAgccttatattaaaaaatagccagaaatacctgtatatagacaacataggtatttctggctatttttaatgtaagactagacatgcccctgtggtcgATCACGGGCTAAAATCACTGGTTTCTGGATTTTAAGTAACATGTATTAACCATTTGTTTCAATCACAGGGGCatttctagttttatattaaaaaaaatagtcagaaatacgtagaacctatatgtatatatagatatttctgactattaaaagaaatatatatatgggtatttctgactattttttaatataaaactagacatgccctgTGATTCAATAGCATCATTAATAACTACAAcactacatttttgtataaactAAGTAttcacatgtacaatgtatattgaaaCCTGGTTAAAATAGGGGTTATCAATGTGTAAAAAAGAGCATATTGATAACCCCGATTTTCAGAGAGTTTCAGAATTTACATACTGTATGACTAGGCCTACTCAATTTACAGTGGTGTTGTTGTTAACTGATgttatgtattacattatgtcTTATACATCATGTATGTTACACTTACTTAAAAAATCCGAAACTGCATGAGCCCCTGTGGCTTAAATCTATAGTTAGGATCATAGGTCAATGGATTATGTACATGACCGTAGTATATATAAAAGATTTGTTCGAAATGGAACcagtatatatagagaatacatggtcagtgtcttgaaatataagctgtattttggcgagggtaaagaactgagccaaaaatacagcttatattttaagacactgaccatgtattctatttatcctgcatgcaacaataaaaaaaataatcatcaaaaataatcattttgaagtgaaacagtgtcaaaaatgacagataaatatgttcgcctttgctttaaatattttttcactttgaagtaggtcagtcgaattgacgcacgtgctaagattccaaaatacagctgttttccgtcactgccgtatacagcaaaaatatatacggtgggtgtattccgacaatgcagTGGCTGcgcagttgcaggataaatgtatgtgtatgtactgGTTCCATTTCGCACAAATCTATTAAAGTTGCCAATAGATCTTTTTCTGCCATACCAATAACATCTGTATGTTAAATACCATCAAGAATTTATAAGGCAACCTGTATCACTGGTGTTAAGTTGTGTTGTAAACTCTCTTGATAattaactatactgtataaatgaACCAGGGATAGAATAGACTAACAAGAGTGGGTCAAATTTTGGGttgagtatacatgtactttataaaTGGAATAGTACCTTCTAGATAAAATGGGGTTCATCCGTATAATTTGAATGTGATCTTTTTCATTTCTTATGACTTTAAAGACTTTAAGGATATATAGCTTTAACACAAGATCTttccagggctttttctcactggtttgggaaagggcctttttgtctcattttgggaagaaaattggtgaattgggaaatattttttcagctgcaaattttgggaaaaatttggctttaaaatgaaataatttgaattgggaatggggcccattaacggccccaaaaagccctgcTTTCATTCGACTGATGGATCCTGGAGCATGTGTCTCTGGCTCAGGAGCCCGAGGGATATCTAGAGCTAAAGATTATCATGTCTGACACCTGATTTTGTGGTTCTAGTCTAGGTGCTTTCCTTGTTATTCCACATTTGACACCCAAATATTGaagttgatacatgtatataaagtctTGTGTTTGTTTTCATGGTTAGAGTCACTTTGTTGAAGAAGGGACAAACATTCTTCCTGTCCTATTATTACACTACTAATTAAAATGGATCATAAATTTTGGTCGGCGCCTATGGAGATTTTTTTGATCTTTTCACCATATGTAGATTCATGCTAAAAAGGTTGATTTACCAGTTTTGAAATTTACGCAAATTAACTCTGTagaagtatttatatatacaaatgtatatagaaagtTTTTAAGAAGTATAAAATATAGACTGTGATTACAACTATACTAATTCAGGTTGACAAGATTgtatacatttcaaattttttgaaaattatccATGTTATTCTTATTAAATGTATCACTACACTTACTTCATGTATGTCAATGTGACACATTTGGTATCAAAATAACAGTAAATTTATACGCTGTAAACTGATTTTCAAATTAACGTCAACCTGTGAAAATTATTAACCATTCTGTTAAGAGTAATCCCTTTACTCAACTTATTGTTATACAAGGAGGTCAACTACGACTATCAGAAGTAATAATGATTAATCATTTATGGGGTTTTAGTTCATTTTAGTACCTCTATAGattgtgaaaataaaagaaattgatGTTGTAGAAAAATGTTGACTCCAACATTTATTTAGATATCAAacaatttttgaatttttactgattttattttgtttgacagGTACTCAGAAATTAAGAAAGTTAAGTCACTGAAGtcatcatgggataaaaaaatgaagaaaaaagcAGAAGAAAAATCTATTAAAGATTTTGAAAAACAGCTGAAAGGCGAACGGTCAGCAAAATTAGAAGTGAGTATCTGACAAAGCCTTTTCTCACTTATTTGAGATGGGGccttttgtctcattttgggaagaaaaccTCAGAATTGTGAAGAAGATTTTCTGGGGTCAATTTCAAGGCATTTCAAGGGACATTGTTGATAAggtgaaaaaaaagtttcttaACACCTTAGTTACTTGTttcaagtatgtgagaaaaataaacGAACATGGACCTGTACCAtggacaaggatatctcaaccctagtgtaagagtttggctctTTCACTTTGGTTGAGATATTCCCTGTCCATGGAACAGGCCCATGTACGATTCTATTAATCTCATTCATTCCTATTGCTGTTTTTTAAAAGTGCTAGCAGTTGTTATTTCGTTATCCTGTATGAAGTCTACCCATACTGGAGTCAAATTTGCCTTGTTGGCACACTGGGCTTAtaacaggataaatatggtacaatTTATATTGACAGCTGTTAGATACAGTCATTTACTACTGTAATATAATTTATCTAATTATTCTTGTTAATTTCTGTTCTAGTTACTGAGAAAGAGACAAGAGGAACATAAACAGAGAAAGTTGGAGAATGAAAGAAAATCAGAAGTTGTCCAAACAGTGAGTAACTCCATGACAACATTTAAATGTCAGATATAAGCTGTTAATTTATCACTTTTGTGATGAAGTGTCTCTCAAAAAACTTCAATGCCAGCTGTgaagaaaaaaagcaaaaatgTAGTTGtatgaaatacaataaatgaaataaaacatggaTCAAAATGAAGGTTTAGATAGGACATAAATATGATTTAGTGTCTTTGTGATATTAAATGTCTGTGATACTCAGTGTCTTGTGATGCTCAGTGTCTTGTCATAATAGGTTATGATACTCAGTGTCTTAAATTGTCATGATAAGTGTCTGATGATACTCAAGTGTCTTGTCATTATACAGTACCTTGTGATACTAAATGTCTTGTCATAATAAGTGTTTTTGTGATACTTAGTGTCTTTTCATGATAAGTGTCTTATGATACTCAGTGTCTTGTCATAATAAGTGTCTTATGATACTCAGTGTCTTGTCATAATAAGTGTCTTATGATACTCAGTGTCTTGTCATTATACATACCTTATGATACTAAATGTCTTGTCATACTCAGTGTCTTGTCATAATAAGTGTCTTATGATACACAAGTGTCTTGTCATAATAAATTTATTGTGATGCTCATTACTCTGTGTCTTGTCATAATAAGTGTCTTATTATACTCTGACAGTGGCTTGTGTAATGTATTGGTATAATCCAATCCAGACACTTGTTGTCGTACTCGGTATTAATCCGGTATTTAGTATCACCCGACATATTGTGTAACTTGTGTATTACATCATTGATTATGTTGTGTGAATAAAACCATGTGCTTTTGAGATGCCATCTTGACTAGACGTTCGTTTGTGTGCTGCGGCCTAAACTTGTCTAATAGAGTATTTCTGCGGGAATACATATATGTTGTGTTGTTCTCAGAAACATAATATCTTGTCATAATAAGTGTCTTGTGATTCTCAGTGTCTTGTCATAATAAGTGTCTTATGATACTTGATGTCATGATATGGTACTCAGTGTGTTGTCATATTAAGTGTCTTTGTGATACCCAGTTAAATGTCTTTGTGATAATCAGTGTGTTGTCATAATAAGTGTCTTTGTGATACTTGATGTCTTATGATAATCAATATCCTTCTGTGAGAATCTTAGTCTTTTCCATATACTTAGTGTCTTTTTGTCATACTCTAGGTTTTCTTGTGATACAAGTACTTAGTCTTCTGCTCCTTTGATTCATTATTTGAATTgttaatttgatgttttttcaAACCAGGATTATTCCATATGAGTGGTCTTAATTGCTGTATGTTGAAAATCCAATTGATGTAGTTTTCATATTTTACgtttgttacatgtagttttTAAAATGCAATCATCTCAAGTGTCAAATTTTCCCATAtcttaaaactaaaaaaaaacctaaaaagtTTGTAacattagattttttttatattgttaatGCATCTCAGCATCCCAGTATCTCAGCATCCCTGCATCTCAGCATCCGAGCATCTCATTTGTCttgtaaataaaaagaaaaagaaaatgaaagagTTGTTGATTTGATTCTTGACCGCAGAGTTTCCTTTTGCCCagacacagacatgtacattcTGACAAATAGATGGCTGCTGTAAAGCCTAAATCAAGCATCTATCTATCAGAAGTCTGGTGTTGGGGCCTGAGGAAACTCAGACTAATTTATTGCATGTTCCACATTGAAGTGAGAAAAAATacatgatattgttttatttcattacagattaaaaatacagcaaaaatcAAGAGGATGAAGAAGAAACAATTACGACTGTTAGCTAAAAGATGATCTGAATAAAttagaaatttatatatatacctggtagttcgATTTGAAAAGTTTTTGACAGGGATCATTTCAATGTTGATGTGGAGTCTCATTGATTTGCAAACTTTTCTGCATCCAAACAATTTGTGTTGCAAAAAGGAATATTATCATCAATAAGAGAAAATCTCAACAAACCAATCTCTGAAGGCGAAGGATCCATGAAATCACTACTGGTACTCAAATCGACAGTGACATTGGCTCTTTTCCcagtaaatatttcaaaaaaaaattgtattaatGTAACCCACTTAAGGGTAGATGATATCTTATTGCTACAGGTGTTTCCAAATCCAAATCCAAAGAGCTTCAAAAAACAAGCTCATCAGATATGTGGATACACCCATTTAATAAAGAGAGGTAAGTTGGGTATATATCACTCTAATTAACACTTGGCTGTGAGTCTGTCAGTCCTACCGTGATATCAGATTAGCTTGTGTACGAGATATCTTGTGAACCCCTCAGGCCCTGAACAGATTTAACTGATATCCACACCATAAAATCACACCAAGGTCTACACCTGATAAGATTTTAGTGGTTGTGACGTCTGTCTAAGTTAAAAAGTCAGAGGTCAGACTTGATGACCTTTGAATTCAAAACATTTGTGTTCAAGACATCTCATGAACTGCTGTACAGACTTAGTTCATATTTCAGCAGAATACTACAGTATGGAATTCTACACCTGATTTTTGTGTTATTGATAAAAAGTGAAGGTCAAAAACTGTACTAGACCGTTTGTGAAATATAAAAAGCTTGTGTACAAGATATCTcgaaaggtcaaaggtcacactgaTAAATTCATCCGATGTTGATTCAACGAGTATGTTTATAATTGTTTGTGAGAGCTAGGATGTATGATGACTGTATGTATGTGAAAATGCTATTGTAAAAATACTGGAACAGATTTGTAAACATGCATATTTCGGtgtcattttttttgtatagcCTGCAACAAAGTCATAAGGCTattctgtttttttgttgtttttttcaaccATTATTGCCATAGTGTTGTCGTCAACATTTCAACTTTAACCAAACTTGGCCTTTTGTTTGATTACAtaacagacatctcaacacaacTGTTATTTaccaaatatcaaaatttatggTCCAGTGACTCTGGAAATAAGGGATGCAGGAAATCTtactttaaagttttgtgtttagctcAGTTTCTCAAAACGTATCGGTTTTTTCAATCATAACCTGGAAAATAGTTGCAATGTAGACATATCAATAAAAACctttgattttgagaaattgatacatgtatatcggtAAATCTTTTATAGCTTTTTGAGAATTAGGGATTTAGCAGAATTTGATAGttgcaatgcatcaatattGATACATCTATTAGGTAGGCAGGGGTTTTGGttgtttttgggaaaaaaaattatttcatgtccttatTTAATTCTTTTTGCACTGAAAGCATTCCACTAAGTTAATACTGAGCTATTTAT
This genomic interval carries:
- the LOC117332908 gene encoding coiled-coil domain-containing protein 86-like, which codes for MDKKGLETVCQRKKEVKEQLNNIPKGKAKSGRPWKSNRTARYSEIKKVKSLKSSWDKKMKKKAEEKSIKDFEKQLKGERSAKLELLRKRQEEHKQRKLENERKSEVVQTIKNTAKIKRMKKKQLRLLAKR
- the LOC117333683 gene encoding sedoheptulokinase-like, which translates into the protein MASDEGQYVLGIDLGTSSVKVSLLRQACGSVISTVSKATNADVPSDVETGSEQMPSKIFTTLQECLSELPVDRRRQVTCIGVTGQMHGVVLWTKLKNEGWCVPPTSHLYTWQDQRCTTEFLRSLPQPNSHLPLSTGHGCATLCWLQEHRPEMIAGYTCSGTIMDLLVALLCGLVTPVTTVQLAASFGFYNTKTMSWNNELLQKVGFPLQILPNVAEPGHMAGNLQYDWMGIRKDTPILAALGDVQCAVFSVVSSASDAVLNMSTSSQMMFPVRPDGGVPDKPNVTSSIQYFPYFDGTYLAMAASLNGGNVLSNMVSMLQQWFKTFGFHVDEDNIWSKLLELSSDASPGPVIMPTLYGERHLPERHASVSGLTQNNLDLGSIFRSLCKGLIANLCDMMPTSVMKKHGITTIKASGSVIDRNPIIREEVTKHYGSFKVESGNSCDSATGAAMFCAKQLQ